GGGTTGAGGCTGCCAGGGACTTGAGATTTTCTTTTGACGGTTCTGTTGTTGAGGATGATGTTGTCTCAGCAGCTGAAACTGGTGAGTAGCACGATTCAACTGAAACTCATCACAATCTTAGGGTGCTTACACGTTGAATGTACAGGTGGAAAGTTGTCTGGGGTTGGATCTGCACCTGAACGTGACTTCTTGAGAACTGAAGGGCACCCTGGGGCAGCTGGGTACACCATCAAAGAAGCTATTGCTCTTGCACGGAGTGTGGTATGATTGCCACACATTTTAGTTCTGATGATAATGAatggttatattattttttgcctTTATTTTGACTTAAGCTGAACAAAACCTGTGGGACTTCGGTTTTTTCGTTATTACTGCTCCTTGATTTGTATGCACTATTGATATGTCAGATTCCGGGGCAAAGATGCCTTGCTTTGCAGCTGCTTGCATCTGTACTCGACAAAGCTTTGAATAAACTTTGCCAGAGCAGAATCGGGTTTACAAGGGGGGAAAAAGATAAATCCATTGATTGGGAAGCCATCTGGGCTTATGCCCTTGGACCGGAACCTGAGCTTGTCTTAGCATTGAGGTAATTACCTGATGGGTGTAATGTGAGACTTAATTGTGAAGTTACCactcatatatcatatattgttTGTTCTTATCAATATgagtttcttttcttattctctaGGATGGCGCTTGATGACAATCATACCTCTGTTGTTCTAGCATGTGTAAAAGTAATTCAGTGTCTACTAAGCTGTTCTCTTAACGAGAACTTCTTTGATATTTTGGAGGTATAGTTGATTTTTCTCACTACAAAGATGTTATAGTCCTCAAAGAACCTGATTCTATATGTTCAAACTGATAAATTCCATTTCTGTTTCCAGAACATGGGACCACACGGAACGGACATCTTCACGGCGCCGGTGTTTAGGAGTAAGCCAGAAATTGATCTTGGCTTCCTCCGTGGTTGCTACTGGAAGTACAGCGCTAAACCCTCCAATATTGTTCCTTTCCGTGAAGAGATCATGGATGACGGGACAGAAGATACAGAAActattcagaaagatgtttttgTAGCCGGACAAGATGTTGCTGCTGGTCTTGTCAGAATGGATATCCTTCCAAGAATTTATCACCTTCTGGAGGTGAGATCACTATCTGTGCGTAAACTCAGCAAGGAAAACATTCTTGTTGTGTTGCTTACatttctaggattttttttaCAGACAGAACCAACAGCAGCCCTTGAGGACAGCATAATTTCTGTTACTATTGCGATAGCAAGGCATTCTCCAAAATGCACAACTGCAATCTTGAAGTATCCCAAATTTGTGCAAACAGTTGTAAAAAGATTCAAATTGAACAAAAGAATGGACATTCTTCCTTCTCAGATCAATTCTGTCCGCCTCTTAAAGGTAAGAATGGGCTCgtctttgatgtttttttgaCAGAACCTGATTAGAAAAGTTTGTTAAGCTATCAATCCTCAGAGCTATTATAACCttcgttttctctctctatttaatTTCACTTAGGTGTTGGCCCGGTATGATCAAAGTACTTGCATGGAATTTGTGAAGAACGGGACTTTCAACGCCCTCACGTGGCATTTGTTTCAGTTCACCTCCTCTCTTGACTCATGGGTGAAGCTAGGGAAGCAGAACTGCAAGCTTTCATCTACTTTGATGGTTGAACAGCTCCGGTTTTGGAAGGTCTGTATCCATAGTGGCTGTTGCGTATCTCGCTTCCCAGAGCTCTTCCCAGCTCTGTGTCTGTGGTTGACTTGTCCATCATTCGAAAAGCTCAGGGAGACAAATCTCATCAGCGAGTTTACTTCTGTGTCCAAGGAGGCCTACCTGGTCCTTGAGGCTTTTGCCGAGACACTTCCAGATATGTACTCACAAAACCTTCCGCGGAACAAATCTTTGACTTGGGACTGGAGTTATGTTAGCCCTATGATTGATTCAGCACTAAGCTGGGTATCATTGGCCCCTCAACTACTCGATTGGGAGAAAGGAATCGAAAATGTCTCTGCGTCCACTACGTCTCTGTTGTGGTTGTATTCGGGTGTCATGCGTACAATTTCCAAAATCCTTGAAAGAATCTCTGCCCATGGGGAGGAAGAACCTCTACCATGGCTGCCGGAGTTTGTTCCAAAGATTGGCCTTGCCATCATCAAGCACAAGCTTCTTAGTTTTTCCGTCGCAGAAGTAAGTAGATGTAGAGAAGACTCTTCCAGGTGTTCTTCTTTCATggattttttgtgttttctaagAGAAAGATCTCAAAATGATGAACTAGCATTAGCTTCTGTGAGTTGTCTTCATGGGTTAACGCGGACTATCGTTTCCATCCAAACTCTGATAGAATCTGCTAGATCTAAGATGAAAACTCCTCATCAAGGATGTACTTCCACTAGAGATGAATTTGTGCTTGCAAAAGGAATACTGGCAGAGTCTCCGGCTGACCTAACATCTGTGTCAAGCTCTTTTAGAGATTCTGTTTCATCAGAATGGCCCATCATGCAATCCATTGAGCTGCATAAACGAGGTGGACTGGCCCCTGGGGTGGGACTTGGTTGGGGAGCTAGCGGTGGTGGGTTTTGGTCAACTAAAGTTCTGTTGGCACAGGCTGATGCCGGTCTTCTGATTTTCTTTCTTAACATCTCTCAGATTGACGCGCATAATGATAAGGGATCTGTTGGCTTGATGGATAATCTGAACTCCACTTTAGCTATGTGCTTGATTGCAGGTCCAAGGGATCATTTACTTGTGGAAAGAGCCTTCGAATATGTCCTTAGACCACATGCTTTAGAACACCTGGCCTGCTGTATCAAGTCAAAGAAGAAAACCATATCGTTTGAATGGGATTGCAGCGAAGAGGATTATCATCGTATGAGCAGTATGCTTGCTTCTCACTTCAGACATAGATGGTTACagccaaaagaaaaatctaaagcCGAGAAAGGAGCCAGTGGGGTAAGGAAGGGCACGGTTGGACTGGAGACGATTCATGAGGACGGTGAAATGCCAAATTGTTCGACTGAGGATCAAAAAGTAGACTCCTCGATCACAGAGTGGGCTCACCAGAGAATGCCCCTACCTCCGCACTGGTTTCTCAGCGCCATTTCAGCAGTCCACAGTGGTAAAACCTCAACAGGGCAACCAGAATCCACAGAGTTGCTTGAAGTCGCGAAGTCTGGAGTTTTCTTTCTTGCAGGACTTGAGTCCTCGTCTGGTTTTGGATCGCTTCCGTCTCCTGTTTTGAGTGTGCCATTAGTTTGGAAGTTTCACGCTTTGTCAACCCTGTTGCTTGTTGGAATGGACATCATCAAAGACAAGAACACTAGGAACTTGTACAATTTTCTGCAGGAGCTCTACGGTCAGTATCTTGATGAAGCGAGACTAAACCACCATGACATTGAGCTCTTGATGTTCAAGTCAGACATTCACGAGAACTACTCTACTTTCCTGGAGATGGTCGTGGAGCAGTATGCTGCGGTGTCATATGGTGATGAACAGTTTGGCCGGCAGGTATCGATTTACTTGCATCAATGTGTGGAATCCTCAGTTCGACTTTCAGCATGGACTGTGCTCTCCAATGCCAGTGTTCTTCAGCTTCTGCCAAGTCTAGACAAATGCTTGGGAGAAGCAGATGGTTACCTTGAACCGGTTGAGGTAATTTgcccccaaaaaaagaaaaaaaaaaaaaaagagagggtaTACAGTGTTGAGTAAGGGCATGTTTATGAGTATCATCGACTAAGATAAAATTGGTATTATTGATATTGCAGGAAAACGAAGCAGTCCTTGAGGCGTACCTGAAGTCGTGGACTTGTGGAGCCCTGGACAAAGCAGCGGCGCGGGGATCAGTAGCCTTTACACTCGTTCTGCATCACTTTTCATCTGTAGTATTCGGCAGTGAAGCCAAGGAAAAAGTATCCCTGCGGAATAAGATTGTGAAGTCTCTGGTCAGAGATGTGTCGAGAAAGAGTCATCGTGAGGTAAGTTGAATGAAAACCCCTGGTAGCTATTGTGGTTGTTGTGTGTAGAGCTGAGTACTGAGGATGAAAATAAAACCAATGCATTCAGGGGATGATGCTGAAACTGGTGGGATATAGTAAAGGGGTTGCAGACGCCATGGAagaaacgagagagaaagagaaaagatggGAGGTGTTGAAAGAGGCGTGTGAAGGAAACTCCTCCCTCCTATCGGAAGTGGAGAAGCTCAAATCCGCCTTCTGAAAGCCTAGTGGGGATGTCAtcagagagaatgagagaggaaagaaagagagtgtTGTGTTATCGTAACTCTTtcttgctatttttttttgagcTTAGTGTTGAAGTCCAATTAGCTAGCTTTTTTTGACTCCAACATCTCTGAGTCATGCGACACTAGTACTACTATTATTCACCATCtccatcaaaaaaaaagagttttgcttcttttcttcttatatggcttaaataataaaaccaaaggaatttttttttaatacttgttTGGTAGACATTTATAGTCTCTGTCAATCTCtcactccctctctctctctccaggATAGAGATAGTTCCGTTTCCATCCAAGGCCATGTTGTTTAGTGCCTCAGCGACACCACTAGTGCCCAGCTTGTGTTTTCTTGCGGCGGAGAAACCCGTCAATCGTCGTCCTATGATGATGAGACTATCAGGCGGAGCAATTGGGTCTTCGAATTTCGATCTGAGGACGTATTGGGGGACTCTGATGAGCGAGATCAACCAGAAGCTCGACGAGGCGATACCGGTCAAGTACCCTGCGGGGATCTACGAGGCGATGAGATACTCGGTGCTCGCACAAGGCGCCAAGCGTGCCCCTCCAGTCATGTGTGTGGCCGCCTGCGAGCTTTTCGGTGGCGATCGCCTCGCCGCTTTCCCAACCGCATGTGCCCTAGAAATGGTCAGATTTCTTTATAGTCACGAaatagaaatatcaaatatatatgtatgtcaaTTGCAGTTTGTTGTGATCTATAAATAGAAATGAATCATCATGATCAGGTCCACGCGGCTTCGTTGATACACGACGACCTCCCCTGTATGGACGATGATCCTGTCCGCCGAGGAAAGCCATCTAACCACACNNNNNNNNNNNNNNNNNNNNNNNNNNNNNNNNNNNNNNNNNNNNNNNNNNNNNNNNNNNNNNNNNNNNNNNNNNNNNNNNNNNNNNNNNNNNNNNNNNNNNNNNNNNNNNNNNNNNNNNNNNNNNNNNNNNNNNNNNNNNNNNNNNNNNNNNNNNNNNNNNNNNNNNNNNNNNNNNNNNNNNNNNNNNNNNNNNNNNNNNNNNNNNNNaggaaagaaagagagtgtTGTGTTATCGTAACTCTTtcttgctatttttttttgagcTTAGTGTTGAAGTCCAATTAGCTAGCTTTTTTTGACTCCAACATCTCTGAGTCATGCGACACTAGTACTACTATTATTCACCATCtccatcaaaaaaaaagagttttgcttcttttcttcttatatggcttaaataataaaaccaaaggaatttt
The sequence above is a segment of the Camelina sativa cultivar DH55 chromosome 10, Cs, whole genome shotgun sequence genome. Coding sequences within it:
- the LOC104716125 gene encoding transcriptional elongation regulator MINIYO-like, with protein sequence MEQSSGRLNPKEANVLATPSGLVGSIVEKGISETTPPNKPLPPRPSLLSFPVARHRSHGPHWAPVGSLTQPDDDEEEEEEEEERFMNADSFSAFAKPLQRKEKKHMELSRWKDMVSGDDPASTSRPTYSRNVKILETKSLSLAPPDDLATNTLLAKPAQRDFVTQKPPSVDERASFGASPPLSVSNGRLGTRQASSSLESDIDVENQARLQTMSPDEIAEAQAELLDKMDPALLSILKKRGEDKLKKRKHSLPAEEATKNSRTEGRFVHSRQGQAVTPSTSVVMPIPNEKGVVQKSALPQGFLWDTWTERVEAARDLRFSFDGSVVEDDVVSAAETGGKLSGVGSAPERDFLRTEGHPGAAGYTIKEAIALARSVIPGQRCLALQLLASVLDKALNKLCQSRIGFTRGEKDKSIDWEAIWAYALGPEPELVLALRMALDDNHTSVVLACVKVIQCLLSCSLNENFFDILENMGPHGTDIFTAPVFRSKPEIDLGFLRGCYWKYSAKPSNIVPFREEIMDDGTEDTETIQKDVFVAGQDVAAGLVRMDILPRIYHLLETEPTAALEDSIISVTIAIARHSPKCTTAILKYPKFVQTVVKRFKLNKRMDILPSQINSVRLLKVLARYDQSTCMEFVKNGTFNALTWHLFQFTSSLDSWVKLGKQNCKLSSTLMVEQLRFWKVCIHSGCCVSRFPELFPALCLWLTCPSFEKLRETNLISEFTSVSKEAYLVLEAFAETLPDMYSQNLPRNKSLTWDWSYVSPMIDSALSWVSLAPQLLDWEKGIENVSASTTSLLWLYSGVMRTISKILERISAHGEEEPLPWLPEFVPKIGLAIIKHKLLSFSVAEVSRCREDSSRCSSFMDFLCFLRERSQNDELALASVSCLHGLTRTIVSIQTLIESARSKMKTPHQGCTSTRDEFVLAKGILAESPADLTSVSSSFRDSVSSEWPIMQSIELHKRGGLAPGVGLGWGASGGGFWSTKVLLAQADAGLLIFFLNISQIDAHNDKGSVGLMDNLNSTLAMCLIAGPRDHLLVERAFEYVLRPHALEHLACCIKSKKKTISFEWDCSEEDYHRMSSMLASHFRHRWLQPKEKSKAEKGASGVRKGTVGLETIHEDGEMPNCSTEDQKVDSSITEWAHQRMPLPPHWFLSAISAVHSGKTSTGQPESTELLEVAKSGVFFLAGLESSSGFGSLPSPVLSVPLVWKFHALSTLLLVGMDIIKDKNTRNLYNFLQELYGQYLDEARLNHHDIELLMFKSDIHENYSTFLEMVVEQYAAVSYGDEQFGRQVSIYLHQCVESSVRLSAWTVLSNASVLQLLPSLDKCLGEADGYLEPVEENEAVLEAYLKSWTCGALDKAAARGSVAFTLVLHHFSSVVFGSEAKEKVSLRNKIVKSLVRDVSRKSHREGMMLKLVGYSKGVADAMEETREKEKRWEVLKEACEGNSSLLSEVEKLKSAF
- the LOC104719901 gene encoding heterodimeric geranylgeranyl pyrophosphate synthase small subunit, chloroplastic-like, which produces MLFSASATPLVPSLCFLAAEKPVNRRPMMMRLSGGAIGSSNFDLRTYWGTLMSEINQKLDEAIPVKYPAGIYEAMRYSVLAQGAKRAPPVMCVAACELFGGDRLAAFPTACALEMFVVIYK